The following are encoded together in the Deltaproteobacteria bacterium genome:
- the ispF gene encoding 2-C-methyl-D-erythritol 2,4-cyclodiphosphate synthase, with the protein MTIRVGQGFDAHRLAEGRPLWLGGVEVPHERGLEGHSDGDVLLHAVASALLGALGEGDLGLWFPSEDERLRDVPSSDLLARVVARVRERGFTVGNLDTTVIAQEPRLGPHRKAITEALAKQLDVPGERVNVKITSTDALGAIGRGEGIAAQAVVLLEGSDRAR; encoded by the coding sequence ATGACGATCCGGGTAGGGCAGGGCTTCGACGCACACCGGCTGGCCGAGGGCCGGCCGCTCTGGCTGGGCGGGGTCGAGGTCCCCCACGAGCGTGGCCTCGAAGGCCACTCGGACGGGGACGTGCTCCTGCACGCGGTCGCGAGCGCCCTGCTCGGGGCCCTCGGCGAGGGCGACCTCGGCCTCTGGTTCCCCTCCGAAGACGAGCGCCTGCGCGACGTCCCGAGCAGCGACCTGCTCGCGCGGGTCGTGGCGCGGGTCCGCGAGCGTGGCTTCACGGTCGGCAACCTCGACACGACCGTGATCGCCCAGGAGCCCCGCCTCGGCCCGCATCGCAAGGCGATCACCGAGGCCCTCGCGAAGCAGCTCGACGTCCCGGGCGAACGCGTCAACGTGAAGATCACCAGCACCGACGCGCTCGGCGCGATCGGCCGCGGCGAGGGGATCGCGGCCCAGGCGGTGGTGCTGCTCGAGGGCAGCGACCGCGCGCGATGA
- the uvrB gene encoding excinuclease ABC subunit UvrB, producing MAPRAVTPAGGKRPRPPRRTASAPAAAIDAGGRFRLVSEFTPQGDQPAAIAALVEGIRRGDRHQVLLGVTGSGKSFTVACVVEQVQRPTLVMAPNKTLAAQLYAELKGLFPHNAVEYFVSYYDYYQPEAYIPSTDTYIEKDSSINDEIDKLRHAATHSLLTRRDVLVVASVSCIYGLGAPETYGSMHAYVERGARLDRDDLLRRLVDMLYERNDIDFHRGTFRVRGDVVEVFPQYEDERAIRIEFFGNEVESIAEIDPLRGRVVARPSRALIYPASHYVATEAILARATEGIRGELRERLGELRAAGKLLEAQRLEQRTLYDLELLESMGFCTGVENYSRWLDGRSAGQRPYTLFDYFPDDFLLVLDESHISVPQVGGMSRGDRARKETLVEFGFRLPSALDNRPLRFDEWYERIGQALYVSATPGDWELEQARGVVVEQIIRPTGLVDPRVELRPAAGQVDDLLGEIQARVAAGERVLVTTLTKRMAEELTDYYGEAGVRVRYLHSDIQTIERMEIIRELREGAFDVLVGINLLREGLDIPEVSLVAVLDADKEGFLRSARSLIQTIGRAARNVNGTVILYADQQTDSIRRTVEETERRRATQERYNAAHGITPQSVKKRISSLRESIWEQDYVTVPTVRERPAAELPAHELPQLLAGLRREMQAAAKELDFERAAELRDRIRALEDERIARG from the coding sequence ATGGCGCCGCGCGCCGTGACCCCCGCCGGCGGCAAGCGGCCGCGCCCGCCGCGCCGGACGGCCAGCGCGCCGGCGGCAGCGATCGACGCCGGCGGGCGCTTCCGGCTGGTTTCCGAGTTCACGCCGCAGGGTGACCAGCCGGCCGCGATCGCCGCGCTCGTCGAAGGCATCCGGCGCGGCGACCGCCACCAGGTGCTGCTCGGGGTCACCGGCAGCGGCAAGTCCTTCACGGTGGCCTGCGTCGTCGAGCAGGTGCAGCGCCCGACGCTCGTGATGGCGCCCAACAAGACCCTGGCCGCGCAGCTCTACGCCGAGCTCAAGGGGCTCTTCCCGCACAACGCCGTCGAGTACTTCGTCTCCTACTACGACTACTACCAGCCCGAGGCCTACATCCCCTCGACCGACACGTACATCGAGAAGGACTCGTCGATCAACGACGAGATCGACAAGCTGCGCCACGCGGCCACCCACTCACTGCTCACCCGGCGCGACGTGCTGGTGGTGGCGAGCGTCTCCTGCATCTACGGCCTGGGCGCGCCCGAGACCTACGGCTCCATGCACGCCTACGTGGAGCGCGGCGCGCGCCTCGACCGGGACGACCTCCTGCGGCGGCTCGTCGACATGCTCTACGAGCGCAACGACATCGACTTCCATCGCGGCACCTTCCGGGTGCGCGGCGACGTGGTGGAGGTCTTCCCCCAGTACGAGGACGAGCGCGCGATCCGGATCGAGTTCTTCGGCAACGAGGTGGAGTCGATCGCGGAGATCGACCCCCTGCGCGGCCGGGTCGTGGCGCGGCCGAGCCGGGCCCTCATCTACCCGGCCAGCCACTACGTCGCGACCGAGGCGATCCTGGCCCGCGCGACCGAAGGGATCCGCGGCGAGCTGCGCGAGCGGCTCGGCGAGCTGCGCGCGGCGGGCAAGCTGCTCGAGGCCCAGCGCCTCGAGCAGCGCACCCTCTACGACCTCGAGCTGCTCGAGTCGATGGGCTTCTGCACCGGGGTCGAGAACTACTCGCGCTGGCTCGACGGGCGCAGCGCCGGCCAGCGCCCCTACACGCTCTTCGACTACTTCCCGGACGACTTCCTGCTGGTCCTCGACGAGAGCCACATCAGCGTGCCCCAGGTGGGCGGCATGTCCCGCGGCGACCGGGCGCGCAAGGAGACGCTGGTCGAGTTCGGCTTCCGGCTGCCCTCCGCGCTCGACAACCGCCCGCTGCGCTTCGACGAGTGGTACGAGCGGATCGGCCAGGCGCTCTACGTCTCGGCCACGCCGGGCGACTGGGAGCTCGAGCAGGCGCGCGGCGTGGTGGTCGAGCAGATCATCCGCCCGACCGGCCTCGTCGACCCCCGGGTCGAGCTGCGCCCGGCGGCGGGCCAGGTCGACGACCTGCTCGGCGAGATCCAGGCGCGCGTCGCCGCGGGCGAACGGGTGCTCGTGACGACTCTCACCAAGCGCATGGCCGAGGAGCTCACCGACTACTACGGCGAGGCCGGCGTCCGGGTCCGCTACCTCCACAGCGACATCCAGACCATCGAGCGCATGGAGATCATCCGCGAGCTGCGCGAGGGCGCCTTCGACGTGCTGGTCGGGATCAACCTGCTGCGCGAGGGCCTCGACATCCCCGAGGTGTCGCTGGTGGCGGTGCTCGACGCCGACAAGGAGGGCTTCCTGCGCTCGGCGCGCTCGCTGATCCAGACGATCGGGCGCGCGGCGCGCAACGTGAACGGCACCGTCATCCTCTACGCCGACCAGCAGACCGACTCGATCCGGCGCACGGTCGAGGAGACCGAGCGCCGCCGCGCCACCCAGGAGCGCTACAACGCCGCCCACGGGATCACGCCCCAGAGCGTGAAGAAGCGCATCTCGAGCCTGCGCGAGTCGATCTGGGAGCAGGACTACGTGACGGTGCCGACCGTGCGCGAGCGGCCCGCGGCGGAGCTGCCGGCGCACGAGCTGCCGCAGCTCCTGGCGGGGCTCCGCCGCGAGATGCAGGCGGCCGCCAAGGAGCTCGACTTCGAGCGCGCCGCCGAGCTGCGCGACCGGATCCGCGCGCTCGAGGACGAGCGCATCGCGCGGGGCTGA
- the cysS gene encoding cysteine--tRNA ligase encodes MSGLVLFDTRTRLEQRFEPIEPGHARVYTCGPTVYAPQHLGNLRSVLFADLLKRALLAEGLRVTHVINITDVGHLSDDADAGEDKMERAAARAGRSAAEIAAEYTEQWLRDRRRLRCLEAEVYCKASEHIAEQIALARRLEERGFTYRIEDGLYFDTAKFPRYAEFARLDLAGQEAGARIGDVPGKRHPADFALWKFAAPGVRRQQEWDSPWGRGFPGWHLECSAMSIRYLGIPFDIHTGGIDHVPVHHSNEIAQSECAYDVHPWVKIWMHNEFLNLGQEKVSKSKGHALVLDDLVARGIAPLAYRYFFLQAHYRQQQQFSFAEVEAAATGYQRLLGAAAEVREERAAPEPAALAEPRARFRAAIRADLNAPKALEAVWSVARSPLAAAAKRALLLEFDEVLGLGLASETPRAARQEQDPRIDALVAEREAARARRDFAEADRIRDLLRAEGIELEDTREGARWRRAP; translated from the coding sequence ATGAGCGGGCTGGTCCTCTTCGACACCCGCACCCGCCTCGAGCAGCGCTTCGAGCCGATCGAGCCCGGCCACGCCCGCGTCTACACCTGCGGCCCGACCGTCTACGCCCCCCAGCACCTCGGGAACCTGCGCTCGGTGCTCTTCGCGGACCTGCTCAAGCGCGCGCTCCTGGCCGAGGGCCTGCGCGTCACCCACGTGATCAACATCACCGACGTCGGCCACCTGAGCGACGACGCCGACGCCGGTGAGGACAAGATGGAGCGCGCCGCGGCGCGCGCGGGGCGCAGCGCCGCCGAGATCGCGGCGGAGTACACCGAGCAGTGGCTGCGGGACCGCCGCCGGCTCCGCTGCCTCGAGGCGGAGGTGTACTGCAAGGCCAGCGAGCACATCGCGGAGCAGATCGCCCTGGCCCGGCGCCTCGAGGAGCGCGGCTTCACCTACCGGATCGAGGACGGGCTCTACTTCGACACCGCGAAGTTCCCGCGCTACGCCGAGTTTGCGCGCCTCGACCTGGCCGGCCAGGAGGCGGGCGCCCGGATCGGCGACGTCCCCGGCAAGCGCCACCCCGCCGACTTCGCGCTCTGGAAGTTCGCCGCCCCGGGCGTGCGCCGGCAGCAGGAGTGGGACTCGCCCTGGGGCCGCGGCTTCCCCGGCTGGCACCTCGAGTGCTCGGCGATGAGCATCCGCTACCTCGGGATTCCCTTCGACATCCACACCGGCGGGATCGACCATGTGCCGGTCCACCACAGCAACGAGATCGCCCAGAGCGAGTGCGCCTACGACGTCCACCCCTGGGTGAAGATCTGGATGCACAACGAGTTCCTGAACCTCGGCCAGGAGAAGGTCTCGAAGTCGAAGGGACACGCGCTGGTGCTCGACGACCTGGTCGCGCGCGGCATCGCGCCGCTCGCCTACCGCTACTTCTTCCTCCAGGCCCACTACCGGCAGCAGCAGCAGTTCTCCTTTGCCGAGGTCGAGGCGGCGGCGACCGGCTACCAGCGCCTGCTCGGCGCCGCGGCCGAGGTGCGCGAGGAGCGCGCGGCCCCCGAGCCGGCCGCCCTCGCCGAGCCCCGCGCGCGCTTCCGCGCCGCGATCCGCGCCGACCTGAACGCGCCGAAGGCGCTCGAGGCGGTCTGGTCGGTGGCGCGCAGCCCGCTCGCGGCGGCGGCGAAGCGCGCGCTGCTCCTCGAGTTCGACGAGGTGCTCGGGCTCGGCCTCGCGAGCGAGACGCCGCGCGCGGCGCGCCAGGAGCAGGACCCGCGCATCGACGCGCTGGTGGCCGAACGCGAGGCCGCACGCGCGCGCCGGGACTTCGCCGAGGCGGATCGGATCCGCGACCTCCTGCGCGCCGAGGGGATCGAGCTCGAGGACACGCGGGAGGGGGCGCGATGGCGCCGCGCGCCGTGA